Proteins from one Daphnia pulicaria isolate SC F1-1A chromosome 3, SC_F0-13Bv2, whole genome shotgun sequence genomic window:
- the LOC124328318 gene encoding sodium-coupled monocarboxylate transporter 1-like isoform X1, producing MATSDSWPKLFTWVDYFLFALTLVVSSLVGIYHAWRGASGSTSDYLMGGRKMPIFPVAMSLAASSISATTLLGAPTEVYLNGTMYIWLTVSAVLSIAAATQLYLPIFHRLKIVSANQYLEIRFNPVIRRLASMLFVVKQLLYLSIVAVGPSWALRQVTGINTLISVGILFAVCTFYTALGGIKAVVWTDTIQFLMMYGSIIILIVKGVIDVGGPRTVWDRNFNSSRIELLNIDIDPTTPHTVWSLVIGGFFYWMSWYAVDQTTVQRFLVMETLRSAKISMWSNLVAVCGIIYLCGFVGLVMYSKYFYCDPLTAQVIDKADQIVPFFVMDVLGDFPGLPGLFVAGIFSGALSTLSSVLNAVALVILEDFIRPVFPNMLDQTATRLVKAVSLVFGILSFSMVFLVSHIKTILDATLSFDGAVAGSILGVFTLGIFVPCANSVGAGVGMLTAFGFMMWLGVSAQIAKSSGIVHNNQMKPFSIDNCSAYNGSIESSYFFTNSTSDYKKDEPFILLRISYLWYTVTGMLIVLTLGTIVSIFTKAIGSIRSSAELSAVQLNSSTFRRKNSSTDEGPVTSSLL from the exons ATGGCAACGTCCGATTCTTGGCCGAAACTGTTCACCTGGGTGgattattttctgtttgcttTGACTCTCGTCGTGTCTTCGCTAGTCGGAATCTATCACGCTTGGCGTGGCGCCAGCGGTTCGACCTCCGACTACCTGATGGGTGGAAGAAAGATGCCCATCTTCCCCGTAGCCATGTCTCTTGCCGCTAG ctCAATTTCAGCGACGACATTGTTAGGTGCCCCGACAGAAGTTTACCTAAACGGAACAATGTACATTTGGTTAACCGTTTCTGCCGTCCTTTCCATAGCCGCAGCGACTCAATTATATTTGCCTATTTTCCATCGTTTGAAAATTGTTTCAGCAAATCAG TATCTCGAGATACGATTCAACCCTGTCATCAGACGGCTTGCGTCTATGCTGTTCGTGGTAAAGCAG TTATTGTATCTATCGATTGTTGCCGTCGGACCTTCTTGGGCGCTGAGACAAG TTACAGGAATCAATACCTTGATTTCAGTCGGAATTTTATTCGCCGTCTGCACATTCTACACAGCACTC GGTGGaatcaaagctgttgtttGGACCGATACCATACAGTTCTTAATGATGTATGGGTCCATTATAATTTTGATCGTCAAGGGGGTGATAGACGTTGGCGGCCCGAGAACTGTGTGGGACCGCAATTTTAACTCGTCTCGCATTGAACTTTTGAA CATCGATATCGACCCCACAACTCCCCACAcg GTATGGTCTCTTGTCATTGGAGGCTTCTTCTACTGGATGAGTTGGTATGCAGTAGACCAGACCACTGTTCAACGATTTCTTGTGATGGAAACACTCCGCAGTGCAAAAAT ATCCATGTGGAGTAACCTGGTCGCTGTTTGTGGAATAATATATCTTTGTGGATTTGTTGGTTTAGTCAtgtattcgaaatatttctattGCGATCCTTTGACTGCCCAG gtaATTGATAAAGCTGACCAAATAGTTCCATTTTTCGTCATGGACGTGCTTGGAGATTTTCCAGGACTTCCCGGACTGTTTGTAGCCGGTATTTTCAGTGGTGCTCTCAG CACTTTATCTAGTGTCTTAAATGCGGTAGCTCTTGTTATACTGGAAGATTTCATTCGACCCGTATTCCCAAACATGTTGGACCAGACTGCTACTCGCCTTGTCAAAGCAGTGTCTCTCGTATTTGGAATTCTTAGTTTTAGTatggtttttcttgtttctcacATTAAAACCATTTTAGAC GCCACGTTGAGTTTCGACGGCGCTGTAGCTGGATCGATCTTAGGGGTTTTTACTCTTGGAATATTCGTTCCTTGTGCAAATTCTGTC GGAGCTGGAGTGGGCATGTTAACTGCCTTTGGATTCATGATGTGGCTAGGAGTAAGCGCGCAAATTGCAAAATCGAGTGGAATCGTTCATAACAATCAGATGAAACCATTCAGCATTGACAATTGCTCCGCTTACAACGGATCTATTGAGAGCTCTTACTTTTTTACCAATTCAACATCTGATTATAA AAAAGATGAGCCgtttattcttttaagaaTTTCATATCTTTGGTACACGGTGACTGGTATGCTGATTGTTCTTACTCTCGGAACTATAGTGAGTATTTTTACTAAAGCAATTGGAAGTATTAGAAGTTCTGCCGAACTCTCTGCTGTGCAACTTAATAGCAGTACTTTTCGTCGTAAGAATAGTTCCACTGATGAA GGTCCAGTGACAAGCTCTTTACTCTGA
- the LOC124328318 gene encoding sodium-coupled monocarboxylate transporter 1-like isoform X2 — protein sequence MLYSILCSISATTLLGAPTEVYLNGTMYIWLTVSAVLSIAAATQLYLPIFHRLKIVSANQYLEIRFNPVIRRLASMLFVVKQLLYLSIVAVGPSWALRQVTGINTLISVGILFAVCTFYTALGGIKAVVWTDTIQFLMMYGSIIILIVKGVIDVGGPRTVWDRNFNSSRIELLNIDIDPTTPHTVWSLVIGGFFYWMSWYAVDQTTVQRFLVMETLRSAKISMWSNLVAVCGIIYLCGFVGLVMYSKYFYCDPLTAQVIDKADQIVPFFVMDVLGDFPGLPGLFVAGIFSGALSTLSSVLNAVALVILEDFIRPVFPNMLDQTATRLVKAVSLVFGILSFSMVFLVSHIKTILDATLSFDGAVAGSILGVFTLGIFVPCANSVGAGVGMLTAFGFMMWLGVSAQIAKSSGIVHNNQMKPFSIDNCSAYNGSIESSYFFTNSTSDYKKDEPFILLRISYLWYTVTGMLIVLTLGTIVSIFTKAIGSIRSSAELSAVQLNSSTFRRKNSSTDEGPVTSSLL from the exons ATGTTGTATTCTATTCTCTG ctCAATTTCAGCGACGACATTGTTAGGTGCCCCGACAGAAGTTTACCTAAACGGAACAATGTACATTTGGTTAACCGTTTCTGCCGTCCTTTCCATAGCCGCAGCGACTCAATTATATTTGCCTATTTTCCATCGTTTGAAAATTGTTTCAGCAAATCAG TATCTCGAGATACGATTCAACCCTGTCATCAGACGGCTTGCGTCTATGCTGTTCGTGGTAAAGCAG TTATTGTATCTATCGATTGTTGCCGTCGGACCTTCTTGGGCGCTGAGACAAG TTACAGGAATCAATACCTTGATTTCAGTCGGAATTTTATTCGCCGTCTGCACATTCTACACAGCACTC GGTGGaatcaaagctgttgtttGGACCGATACCATACAGTTCTTAATGATGTATGGGTCCATTATAATTTTGATCGTCAAGGGGGTGATAGACGTTGGCGGCCCGAGAACTGTGTGGGACCGCAATTTTAACTCGTCTCGCATTGAACTTTTGAA CATCGATATCGACCCCACAACTCCCCACAcg GTATGGTCTCTTGTCATTGGAGGCTTCTTCTACTGGATGAGTTGGTATGCAGTAGACCAGACCACTGTTCAACGATTTCTTGTGATGGAAACACTCCGCAGTGCAAAAAT ATCCATGTGGAGTAACCTGGTCGCTGTTTGTGGAATAATATATCTTTGTGGATTTGTTGGTTTAGTCAtgtattcgaaatatttctattGCGATCCTTTGACTGCCCAG gtaATTGATAAAGCTGACCAAATAGTTCCATTTTTCGTCATGGACGTGCTTGGAGATTTTCCAGGACTTCCCGGACTGTTTGTAGCCGGTATTTTCAGTGGTGCTCTCAG CACTTTATCTAGTGTCTTAAATGCGGTAGCTCTTGTTATACTGGAAGATTTCATTCGACCCGTATTCCCAAACATGTTGGACCAGACTGCTACTCGCCTTGTCAAAGCAGTGTCTCTCGTATTTGGAATTCTTAGTTTTAGTatggtttttcttgtttctcacATTAAAACCATTTTAGAC GCCACGTTGAGTTTCGACGGCGCTGTAGCTGGATCGATCTTAGGGGTTTTTACTCTTGGAATATTCGTTCCTTGTGCAAATTCTGTC GGAGCTGGAGTGGGCATGTTAACTGCCTTTGGATTCATGATGTGGCTAGGAGTAAGCGCGCAAATTGCAAAATCGAGTGGAATCGTTCATAACAATCAGATGAAACCATTCAGCATTGACAATTGCTCCGCTTACAACGGATCTATTGAGAGCTCTTACTTTTTTACCAATTCAACATCTGATTATAA AAAAGATGAGCCgtttattcttttaagaaTTTCATATCTTTGGTACACGGTGACTGGTATGCTGATTGTTCTTACTCTCGGAACTATAGTGAGTATTTTTACTAAAGCAATTGGAAGTATTAGAAGTTCTGCCGAACTCTCTGCTGTGCAACTTAATAGCAGTACTTTTCGTCGTAAGAATAGTTCCACTGATGAA GGTCCAGTGACAAGCTCTTTACTCTGA
- the LOC124328317 gene encoding sodium-coupled monocarboxylate transporter 1-like yields MATSDSWPKLFTWVDYFLFALTLVVSSLVGIYHAWRGASGSTSDYLMGGRKMPIFPVAMSLAASSFSATTLLGGPTDIYTNGTMYLWFISSVLLCTPIASYIYLPIFYRLQLVSANQYLEIRFNRVIRRITTILFVVKQLLYLSIVAYGPSLALSQVTGINAYVSVGILFGVCTFYTAIGGIKAVVWTDTIQIILIYGSIIMLLIKGVSDVGGLGIVWERNYNSSRIELFNIDTDPTTPHTVWSLAIGGLFYWLSWYAVDQTAVQRSLAMPSLRSAQISMWINMVFVCGIIFLCGCVGLVMYSRYFDCDPLTSQVINKADQIVPFYVMDVLGDYPGLPGLFVAGILSGALSTISSVMNAVALVVYEDFIRPYFPNMPDQTATRLVKGVSLLFSGLSFSMVFLVAQVKTILDATVSFDGAVAGSILGVFTLGIFVPFANPAGAGVGILTAFGLMMWLLLSTQIAKSSGVVHNNQMKSFSTDNCPAYNGTLNSFQLSTNLHNLTIANEQEEMPFILLRISYLWYTVIGMLIVLTLGTFVSLVSQAINIIRNSTQLSTEELNDGVANIKNNSSTEMAQVNQVFAMNEFSQ; encoded by the exons ATGGCAACGTCCGATTCTTGGCCGAAACTGTTCACCTGGGTGgattattttctgtttgcttTGACTCTTGTCGTGTCTTCGCTAGTCGGAATCTATCACGCTTGGCGTGGCGCCAGCGGTTCGACCTCCGACTACCTGATGGGTGGAAGAAAGATGCCCATCTTCCCCGTAGCCATGTCTCTTGCCGCCAG TTCATTTTCAGCTACGACACTACTCGGCGGACCTACAGACATCTACACGAATGGGACTATGTATCTGTGGTTCATATCTTCTGTTCTTCTTTGCACTCCGATTGCGAGTTACATCTATTTACCTATATTTTACCGATTGCAACTTGTTTCAGCAAATCAG TACTTGGAGATACGATTCAATCGTGTCATTCGACGCATTACTACGATACTCTTTGTGGTGAAACAG TTGTTGTATTTATCGATAGTGGCGTATGGGCCTTCGCTGGCTCTTAGCCAAG TCACTGGAATCAATGCCTACGTATCAGTTGGTATTCTGTTCGGCGTTTGCACCTTCTACACAGCAATC GGAGGAATCAAAGCAGTTGTCTGGACAGACACAATACAAATTATATTGATTTATGGATCAATCATCATGCTACTAATCAAAGGGGTGTCGGACGTTGGCGGTCTGGGAATCGTTTGGGAGCGTAATTATAACTCTTCCCGCATAGAACTCTTCAA caTTGATACCGACCCTACAACTCCACATACG GTTTGGTCGCTTGCCATCGGTGgtttattttattggttgagttGGTATGCAGTGGATCAGACTGCCGTACAACGATCACTCGCCATGCCTTCACTACGCAGCGCCCAGAT ATCGATGTGGATTAACATGGTCTTTGTGTGTGGGATCATTTTTCTCTGTGGATGTGTCGGTTTAGTCATGTACTCTAGATATTTTGATTGCGATCCTTTGACATCCCAG gtGATTAATAAAGCAGACCAGATAGTTCCTTTTTACGTTATGGATGTGCTTGGTGACTATCCTGGTCTTCCCGGACTCTTTGTTGCAGGCATCTTAAGCGGCGCTCTCAG CACAATTTCAAGTGTCATGAATGCAGTGGCCCTTGTAGTTTATGAAGATTTCATCCGGCCTTACTTTCCAAATATGCCGGATCAAACCGCTACTCGTCTCGTTAAAGGAGTGTCTCTGCTATTTAGCGGCCTCAGCTTCAGTATGGTTTTCCTTGTTGCTCAAGTGAAGACCATATTAGAC GCAACGGTGAGTTTTGATGGAGCTGTGGCCGGATCGATCCTAGGCGTTTTCACTCTTGGTATTTTCGTTCCGTTCGCCAATCCTGCC GGGGCTGGAGTGGGCATACTAACTGCCTTTGGATTGATGATGTGGCTTCTACTGAGTACTCAGATCGCCAAATCCAGTGGGGTTGTTCAtaacaatcaaatgaaatctTTCAGCACCGATAATTGTCCTGCTTATAATGGgactttaaattcttttcaacTGAGCACAAACTTGCACAATTTGACAATTGCAAATGa GCAAGAAGAAATGCCCTTCATTCTCTTGAGGATTTCATACTTATGGTACACAGTGATTGGAATGCTGATTGTCCTTACCCTTGGAACATTTGTGAGTCTCGTAAGTCAAGCCATTAACATTATTAGAAACAGTACACAACTCTCTACCGAGGAACTTAACGACGGTGTCGCTAATATTAAAAACAACTCGTCCACTGAGATG GCTCAAGTGAACCAAGTCTTCGCCATGAACGAATTTTCTCAATAG
- the LOC124329430 gene encoding transcription termination factor 2-like, whose translation MTPFSAEEMASAVSELAKLKKIPITVYMKDGGAKLEEKIRALSERIDFTRKNGFAPSQLSLAVSSPAMARLKIQKQLQIDQHREKMSAEQIVFQNFHRSLANRPKPSDKEVTPAQLTVSLLPHQETGLKWLLFRENEDPAGGILADDMGMGKTITLIALILRHKELAVTSLSETSYNTAAMNRCIDSVELKQIVANSNTKSRDDKSMGDEIHRRCKKNCLKVAIYHGSYRNQLDSKLHQYDVVITTYQTAQREIDGDAVAGASSKSVSVLLKFEFERIILDEAHTVRNPNAAISLAVSRIRARKRWAVTGTPVQNNQSDFYSLLRFIGFSPLNDLSVWKKWITAADVTNDKRKERLKLITEAILLRRTKGQSKDSSNTPLVDLPAKNVHNHEVILTREEDLIYQKILTASRKALSKKRDMEKIFVHLLRLRQVCCHASLAITEVPVLEDGIDIEPQSLVGDELLLSLSAGGVGLNLIGGNHIFLADLHWNPQLEAQAVDRVYRIGQKKPFTYIAL comes from the exons ATGACTCCATTTTCAGCCGAAGAGATGGCATCTGCCGTTTCTGAGCTTGCaaaactcaagaaaataccCATCACAGTATACATGAAAGACGGAGGAGCTaaacttgaagaaaaaattcggGCGCTATCTGAAAGAATTGATTTCACTCGTAAAAATGGATTTGCCCCATCACAACTTTCACTGGCTGTGAGCTCCCCTGCCATGGCTCGACTAAAAATTCAGAAGCAGTTGCAAATCGATCAG CATCGGGAAAAAATGTCTGCGGAGCAAAtagttttccaaaattttcatCGGTCCTTGGCGAACCGTCCCAAACCATCGGATAAGGAAGTCACTCCAGCACAACTAACGGTTTCGCTTTTGCCGCATCAAGAGACGGGAttaaaatggcttttattccGTGAAAACGAAGATCCCGCAG gTGGCATTCTGGCCGATGATATGGGCATGGGGAAAACCATAACCCTCATTGCGTTGATCCTTCGACACAAGGAATTAGCTGTAACTTCACTGAGTGAAACATCTTACAACACAGCTGCAATGAATAGAT gTATTGATTCTGTGGAGTTAAAACAAATCGTTGCCAATTCAAATACTAAATCCCGTGATGACAA GTCAATGGGAGATGAAATCCATCGTCGCTGTAAAAAGAACTGTTTAAAGGTTGCCATTTATCACGGGTCTTATCGCAACCAATTGGATTCTAAATTACATCAGTACGATGTAGTCATAACGACTTATCAA ACAGCTCAGCGGGAAATAGATGGTGACGCTGTCGCTGGTGCTAGTTCTAAGAGTGTGTCCGTTTTATTGAAGTTCGAATTTGAAAGAATAATTCTGGACGAAGCCCATACGGTGCGGAATCCTAATGCTGCGATTTCGTTGGCAGTATCTCGAATTCGCGCTCGAAAGCGTTGGGCCGTAACTGGGACTCCAGTTCAGAACAATCAATCAGACTTCTATTCTCTATTACGTTTCATTGGTTTTTCGCCATTGAATGATCTCTCG GTATGGAAAAAGTGGATAACAGCTGCTGACGTTACCAATGATAAAAGGAAAGAGCGTCTGAAATTGATTACTGAAGCTATACTCTTGCGCCGAACGAAAGGCCAATCCAAGGATAGTAGCAATACTCCGCTTGTTGACCTACCCGCCAA AAACGTTCATAACCATGAAGTAATTTTGACGCGAGAAGAAGACTTAATCTACCAGAAGATACTTACTGCATCTCGCAAGGCCCTGAGCAAAAAGAGGGATATGGAAAAAATCTTCGTTCACTTATTGCGACTTCGACAAGTTTGTTGCCATGCTTCCCTTGCCATCACGGAAGTTCCCGTTTTGGAAGACGGAATTGACATCGAACCCCAGTCACTTGTTGGAGAC GAGCTACTTTTGTCATTGTCTGCTGGTGGAGTGGGGTTGAACCTCATAGGAGgcaatcatatttttttagccGACTTGCATTGGAACCCACAACTGGAGGCCCAAGCGGTTGACCGAGTTTATCGTATCGGACAAAAAAAACCGTTCACGTACATCGCTTTGTAA